The Gracilimonas sediminicola sequence AGTACAACCACGGTTCAAGCCAATGGCGCAGATACCGCTGAAGCCAAAGAAGCCCCGGCTAAAGAGCAGAAAAAGCCACAGAAAGATGTGGCGGCGCCAAAAAATGCCACGCTCGAGAAAATTAAAGGCGTGGCTACCAAGATTGTTGAGAATATGGATGAGAGCCTGGAAGTGCCCACGGCTACCTCACTTCGCGTGCTTCCGGTTAAAATGATGGTTGAAGACCGCACTATTATCAACCGTCATCTGCTCAAACGAAATGAACCCAAGGCTTCCTTTACCCATTTTATCGCCTGGGCTATTATCAGGGCGCTGAAAGAATTTCCAAACCTGAACAGTTCTTACCTGTTCAAAGACGGTAATCACTACCGGGTGGTTCCTGATTCTGTGAACCTGGGGGTAGCTGTTGACCTTGAAAGTAAAGACGGTTCCCGCAACTTGGTGGTACCGAACATCAAGGGCGTTGATAAAATGAATTTCAAAGAGTTCCTGCACGCCTATGCGGAACTTATCAACAAAGCGCGGAACGGGAAGCTTCAGATTGAAGATTTTCAGAATACCACCATTAGCATTACCAATCCGGGGACTATAGGAACGGTTTCTTCCGTGCCCCGACTGATGAAAACCCAGGGTGCCATTATCGCAACCGGTGCTATTGACTACCCTGCCGAGTACCGCGCAATGTCTAAAGACGTACTCAATCAGCTGGGTGTCAGCAAGGTGATGACGGTGACTTCCACCTACGATCACCGCGTTATTCAGGGGGCCGAATCCGGCATGTTCCTGAAGAAAATGGATGACCTGCTCAGCGGTCAGGAAGATTTCTATGAGCAGATTTTTGCTGATCTGGATATCCCTTATGAGCCTCTCCCATACGGGCAGGATACCTATTCCGGTCCATTTGGCGGCGGCTCACCTACACTGGAACACGACAGCCGTGTAGTTGGTGTTTGGAGACTGATTAATATGTACCGCATGCGCGGGCACGTACTTGCCGATCTTGATCCCCTTGAAAAAGAACCCGGTAAAAACCCGGAACTGGATCTGGAATACTACGGATTGTCGTTGTGGGATCTGGACCGCGAGTTTTATTGTGGCGGACTCGGTGGTAAAGAGCGAGCTACGCTGCGTGAAATCATCAGCCTGCTCCGTGATACGTATTGCGGAAATATCGGTGTTGAATATATGCACCTGCTGGATCTTGAAGAGCGTAAGTGGCTCCGTGAATCCATGGAATCTACCGGAAACAATGCCCAGCTTGAGAAAAATGACAAGCGGGAAATCCTGCACAAGCTCAATCAGGCAATGGCCTTTGAAGAGTTCTTGCATAAGAAGTACATCGGGCACAAACGCTTTTCTTTGGAAGGTGCCGACACATTGATTCCAATGATTCACTTTATGCTGGAACGAGCCGGTGAACACGGAATTGAGAAGATGTTTATGGGCATGGCTCACCGGGGCAGATTGAATATGCTGGTGAACATCATGAACAAACCGTATCACCGCGTATTTGCGGAGTTTGAAGGAAACATAGATCCTGATTCTATTCAGGGCTCCGGTGATGTTAAATATCACCTGGGTGCCAGAGGAGTTCATAAGTCGGCCAATGGAGCGGAAATTGATCTTCAGCTCATGCCAAACCCTTCTCACCTTGAAGCGGTAAATCCCGTTGTGGAAGGCGCCGTGCGTGCCATGCAGGATCATCACGAGAAAGAAGATGCCGAGAAGCGCGTAGTTCCCGTATTGATGCATGGCGATGCCGCTTTTGCCGGACAAGGTGTTGTTGCCGAAACCCTGAATATGTCGCAGCTGGAAGGATATAAAACCGGCGGTACGATGCATATCATCATCAACAACCAAATCGGTTTTACCACTCTTCCTAAAGATGGCCGTTCTACGGAATACGCTTCCGACCTGGCCAAAATGATTCTTGCCCCCATCTTCCACGTTAATGGAGATACCCCGGAAGCAGCCGTTCATGCCATGAAAATGGCGCTCGATTACCGCCAGAAGTTTGGTAAGGATGTTATTATCGACCTTATCGGTTACCGTAAGCATGGGCACAATGAAGGCGACGAACCTGCTTTCACACAACCGGGCATGTACAAAGAAATTAATGACCATGCGCCGGTGCGTGACCTTTACACCGAGCACCTGGTGAAAAACGGCGAGCTCACTAAAGAAGAAACCCAACAGATTTTTGATGAATTTGACCAGCTGCTGCAGGAAGCTTTTGAGGACGCCAAAAAAGCACCAAACCTCGAAATTACTGAAAACCTGATTGACCGTACGGAAACGCCTCAGGACAAATGGATGGCTTATCCGGATACAACCTACCCGGCCGAAGACCTCAAAGAAATTGCTGTTAAGCTGAACACTGTCCCAAAAGACTTTGACGCCAACCCCAAACTGTTAAAGCAGCTGGCAAAAAGAGCGGAAATTGTCGATAAAAATGAAAAGAAAATCGATTGGGGATTTGCTGAACTCTTGTGCTTTGGTTCACTCCTTAAAACCGGTACTACCATCCGCCTAACCGGGCAGGATGTAGAGCGGGGAACCTTTTCACACCGGCATGCTGTGTTACACGGAACTGAAACCAATCAGAAGTTCACCCCCCTGAATAATCTTTCTGATGACCAGGCCAAATTTCATGTTCATAACAGTTTATTGAGTGAATTTGCAGCGCTTGGCTTTGAATTCGGTTACAGTGCGGAAAAACTGGATGCGTTGGTGATCTGGGAAGCACAGTTTGGTGATTTTGCCAACGGCGCCCAGGTGATTATTGATCAATTTGTTTCTTCAAGTGAAGCGAAGTGGGGACAGAAAACTGCCCTGGTTATGAACCTCCCGCACGGTTATGAAGGTCAGGGGCCCGAGCATTCCTCGGCCCGACTTGAACGATTCCTTCAGCTTTGTGCAGAAGATAACATGCAGGTTATGAACCTGACCACTCCGGCTCAGTATTACCATATGCTGCGTCGTCAGGCACTTCAGGAGAATAAGCGTCCGGCTATTTTAATGACGCCGAAAAGCCTGTTGCGTCATCCAATGGCTACTTCCAGCAGAGATGAACTGGCTGATGGTAAATTCCAGCCGTTTATTGTGGATAAAGACTTCACAGATCCTAAAGATTTGAAGCGCCTGGTTATCTGTTCCGGTAAGGTTTATTACGATCTTCTCAAGTACAGAAAAGAGAATGAGGTCGAAAATGTGGCTATTGCCCGGCTGGAGCAGTTCTACCCATTTGCTGACGATGAGATCCAGGAGCAGCTTAAAGACTTCACCAATGTGAAAGACATTGTGTGGTGTCAGGAAGAACCCAAGAATATGGGAGCCTGGAATTTTGTTGCTCCGCGATTTATGGAGCTCCTGCAAGACGGACAGAAACTCAGCTACGCCGGCCGACAGGCATCTGCTTCACCCGCAGCTGGACAGAAGAAGATTCACGAAGCCGAGCAGAACAAGCTGATCGAAGATGCCATGAAAGTTTAGGCGCATTCTTCAGAATTATTTGAAAGCCTTGCCCATTAATTTGTGCAGGGCTTTTATTATAATCTAAATCTCCTTACTCCAATATTCACAAATCGGCTATTCGACCGCTCGGTTTATCGCTATTCTTTTCGTTAGACGAATTGTATGCTCATCATTCGGCTCTGCCCGATCAGGAAAGACTTGCGAAATAAAGTGAGAGCCGGGTGATGAAATGGATACAGGTCAGGCACCTTTCCGAGCCTATCCATCACCCTGTTTCTCTTCTCTCCGGCTTTATAGTCTTTGCCCCACAAAACGGAATGATCGATTATGAAGTATCGGTTTATCGCTATTCTTTTCGATAGACGAAAGACCGAATAACTGATTGGCGATTAACAATTTCACCTTTAAAAAATCACTCCCTTACCTTCTAAAAATTAAGCGCCTATCCATAAAATTAATTTGTAACATTTGGGTTGTTTGAGTATCTATTGTATATAAATATTTAATGTTGAGAGATACGATGAAAAAGCCTTATACATTTTTTCTACTTGCTTGTCTGATACTTACTACTCTTGGCTGTGAAATCATAGGTGGAAAAGACGACGGAGGTGATGATGGAATTTCCATAGATTTGCCTCCGCCTCCTTACCAAGAATTTCCTCGTTGGAGCCCCGATGGAAATACTATTATATATTACCAGTCTGGCCTGCAACTCTACGATCCATCAAACGACCGCTCCATTCATAATCCTGATTCTGCCGGAATATGGGCTATGGATTTCAACGGGGAAAATCAACGCAAAATTCTTAATGCTGGCTATGCCGATTGGAGTCCGGACGGAGACTGGATAGTATATGTAGCCGGTGCCCAAATTTTTAAAGTTAGGTTCAATGGGACCTCAATAGATACCTCTACTGTAGAACAACTTACCTTTGAAGGCCGCAACTTCTTTCCCGACTGGAGCCCCGATGGAGAATGGATTGCTTATGATTCAAATTATGAAAGTCCTACCGGATTAAGTTTTCTATGGAAAATGAAAAATGATGGGCCTGAAAAACAAAAAATTGTATTTACACCCGATCAGGGTGAGGCAAGGATGCCGTCCTGGTCCTCAAATAGTAAAAAAATAGTTCATATACAGTATTTAGTTGGCGTTCATTCTTCAGAAATTTTTTCAGTGAATTCTGATGGAAGCAATCCAATTCAACTTATAGAAAATAAAGCAACAGATTATTACCCAAAATATTCTCCAGATGGAGAGACCATTGCATTTGCCACTAATGTTCAAATTTGGAGCATGAGTGAGGATGGAAAAGGTATGACGCAATTAACCTTTGATGAACGTGGAACCATGCCCGATTGGTCTCCTGATGGAGAACAAATTATTTATTCGGGGCCAAAAGGGGCTATTTGGGTTATGGATAAAGACGGCAGTAACCAAATACCATTAACCTTCCGACCAGAGGGTAAAATCGACTAAACCAATCATAGATAAGTAACGAACTTGTACTAAAAAAACCGCTGGTGTACAGCAATACACCAGCGGCTAACTTGCAAAATATGGAAGCTTAGTTTGTACTGTTAATACCTATAGACAGTACCTTTCCATTTTGCGGGTGAATTGTAGCAAGAAACAACAACTAATACAATTAACCTTAAGAGGTAACACCATGTACCAATTCCTAACTAAAAATGTCAACATATGCATCCGATTCGTATTTCTTCTTACGATAATTTCTGGAATTCATTTTTCGCTCTCAGCACAACAAAAAGAAGTAGAACAAGAGTTTATTGTTCAGTTTAAATCTGAGACAGTAAAACTACCAGCGGGACTGGAATCTGTTTCTTTGATGCAAAACTTATCTTTTTTACCCTCAAAGCTTCAGTCCAAGCTAAGAAAACATGGAGCAGAATCCCTTTCAAGAGCTTTTCCAAAATTTTTACTGTCGGATACATTAAAAATATCCAGAACAGGCGAACTGGTAAGGCTGCCAGATTTGTCTGATATATACAATAAAGCTCTCTTCCGGTGTTAACACAAAAACAGCCTTTGATTCTTTGCAAAAACTGCCTGACATAGTTTTTATTGAGCCTAATGGAATGGCCATTACTCAAGTTGTAAATCCGAATGACCCGAGGTTTGATAATCCGTCCAGTTCCGGTTCAGGAGGGCAGCAGTGGAACCTGTTAAACACCGGCCAGAATTTTGGGACTAATGATGCAGATATAGATGCACCTGAAGCCTGGGACATTACAAAAGGAAGCAGCAGCACTAAAATTGGCATTATTGATAATGGGGTTCGTTCAACCCATGAAGATTTAGCCGGAAAAGTAACAGGAGATGCCGCTTTTGCTGATCATGGAACCCATGTTGCGGGCATTGCAGCTGCAAGCACAAATAATAACAAAGGTATTGCTGGTGTCGACTGGAATGCTCAAATTATTAACAAGTTATATGGTGATGATCCTACAACATACAATGCTGTATTAAGTGCAGTTAATAGTGGAGCTGATATTCTCAATAGTAGTTTTATACTTTGTTCGAATTGCCTTAATCCAACTCCGACACCGCGTTATTCTACCTTGGTAAGAAGAGCCTACGCATCGGCTTATAAAATGAATGTTGTGTCTGCTGCAGCGGTGGGCAATTACAATACATCAACCGTATATTATCCAGCTGGATTTGGGCAGGGCATAACTGCAGTTGGGGCCACAAACAGAAATGATACCCGGTGGAATTGGAATCCCGCTCAAGGCTCCAACACGGGCAATCACATTGATGTTGTTGCACCTGGCGAAGATATAACTAGTTCAACTGCGGGGACAATTACAAGCTATGCTTCATTTACAGGAACTTCGATGGCTACCCCACATATTTCAGGAATTGCAGGGCTTTTATTAGCGAAGAATTCATCTCTCTACAACGATGACATCGAACACCTTATTCAACTAAGTGCTGAGGACAGAGGGCCAACTGGATTTGACTCAGAATATGGCCACGGCCGGGTGAACGCCCACCGAGCCTTACTGCGACTGCAAAGTCCATATGTACTCAATCATCATACGGCTACCGGAGGCTATGTGGCCAACGTAACCCAGGAAACCAAAGTGTTTTACGATACTCCCGGCTTAGCAACAGGAACGTATATCGTAAAACGCAATGAAGTCCGAAAAACCGTCAGTTTTCCTTATTTAAGTGAAGCGCATGTATGGGGACGCGGCGTTGCAACCAACGGCTATTCCATTGCCAATCCGAATTTTGCAATGGGTTGGAACGAACCCGTCTCTGTTTCCAATAACAGTGCTACCTTAAAAACCTATGTCTATGAAGTATTTACTACGTCCGGACAACGAATTGGATGGTTCCCAACTTCCCCATCAAATGCTCAATTCGCTTACACGGTGCATGGTATCCCCGGCACCCCACCACTATCGGTATCTATCAGTGGGCCAAACTCGGTAGAAATTCCGGGCACCTATACTTATACTGCCACCGGCAGTGGAGGGAATCCTCCTTACCAATCTTATATCTGGTACAAACGCCCACTGGGTGGCTCATGGAGCAGCTTGGGAACCGGGCAGAATAAAAATATATCATTTAGCTCTGGAGAACCATCTCTGGTAGAACTTAAAGTGACCATAGAAGATAATAGCCTTGACTATGCCGATGGATTTAAAACGGTATCTACCTACACAACATGCCAAGACCCTCAAGGGCCTGGTGGAATCTGTCAAAACAAGGTAATTACTACCTATCTGCCCGAACAGTTTGAAATCGAACAAAACTATCCAAATCCTTTCAACCCTTCTACCCAAATAAAATATGCCCTGCCGGAAGCAGCGGAGGTAACACTTAAGGTGTATAACATTATGGGACAGGAAGTAACAACTTTGGTTAATACGCCCATGAGTGCCGGGTTTCATCAAGTTAATTTTGATGCCGGCAACCTATCTAGTGGAGTCTATATTGCTCGGATGGTTGCGGTAGGCCAAAGTGGAGTCACCTTCACCAAAGAACTAAAAATGCAGTTAATCAAATAATCTCAGTTTGGTGAATTCAATCTAGGCCCTGCCCATTAATTTGTGCAGGGCTTTTTCATTGCCTTACTCCTTCCGATGGTTTGTAAGTAGTCCTCATTTTTATTAAGGTCAGTATAGACCATTTATCGGGGCAATATCCACAAAACACATCTTATGAGATCGATCGTATCATTTCTATTCATTCTGAGTCTGTCTTTATTTCTCAGTATTCCCACCTTTGCACAGGATTTCTCGTTCACAAAAACCAAAGCCAAGATCGGTGTTGCAGCAACATACACGGCGGAAGTAAAAGAGCAGAGAATTCTTCATTCCATAAGACAGGGAGAAACCTTAGAGCTTGAGTTTGATGGTCAACAATACTTTCAAACCATTAAAAAGAGAAAGAAGCTTAATTTTGGATATACAGGTATATCCGGATATCCACTGAATGGGAAGAACAGCTACAGCCATCTAATGATTAAAGATGACAAGCTCTCCGGGATACTGCATTTTGAAGGTACGCCTTACCGGTTACATCATGAGAGCGGAGCTTATCAGTTTTTTGAGATCAGTGAAGAAGTACATGCATGCGGAGTTGATCAGATGGCTTCCGCCTCTGCTTCTATGGGAAAAACCACCTCCCCCGGAGGCAATTACGCCAACCCGGTTTATGACCTCGATCAATTCTCTGACACCACTACTGTTGATGTACTGATTCTTTATACCTCATCAGCAAAAGCCTGGGCATCCGGACCTAACAACAGTGTCACAAACGATATAGATGAAATATTTGCACTGAATGAGAATTTTAAAGAAGACATTATCGAAAACTCGGCTCTGCCCCTTAAAATCCGCTATTTGGGATATGTAGAGATTGATGATCCGACGGCTTCAAGCACTTCAGATGTGTTGTCGAACATGGCTGATAACACGTACGCCGGAAGCACACACACCTCCGACACTGTTGATATTCACAGCCTGAGAGACCAGTTTGGAGCCGACTTAGTCGCTCTTGTCGACTCAATTCAAGATACCGGCGGGCTGGGCTATGTTCCTGATGACATTGGTGGTTCTCCCGTTTACAGTCATTCCGTAAATCGTGTTCAACAATTATCTTTTGGCTATACGTTGATGCATGAGATTGGTCATAATTTTGGAAATGGCCATGGCCGAACCCAAAGTTCGTCTGCAGCAGATAAATCTGGAGCTATGTTCCAGTTTTCAACCGGACACTATTTTGAAGCCTCTGACGGAAATAATTACAATACCGTTATGCACTATGGGGATTCTAACTCCTCTGAAATTCCTTACTTTTCCAATCCAAGGGTTACGTATATAGACAGTGCTTCAGGAACCTATAATGGAGCCGGTGCACCTGCAGATAATGCCCTTTCAATGACATTAACCAAAAACTGGATTGCCGACTACCGGGAAACCGTTATTGACCCTCCTTCGCTAACTCTAACCACCACTTCTATTGCTGATACCGTTTTCCCTTCCGGAGTATCAAAACGAGATATTATCATTGAGAATACCGGCAACTCCGACTTAGAGATTAAATTGGATGGAGAAATGGCCTACTCATCCAGCCTGAAAATGAGAAAGACAGAAAATATTAAGCAACCATTGGATATTTTTTATGGCTTTGAAGAGTCAGAAGGTTTTGATGCCGGCTCTTATTCGGCAGTTAATGATTGGGTGACTTATGACGATACAGAAACGTTTGAAATAACCACCTCACAAGCAGCATCTGGTTCACAGTCACTTAAAATACCTTCAGGTTCAAGCTCTCTGTATATATCCTCACCCTATTTCGCTAATACATCTCGCTATAGCACCTATAACATTTCAATGAAAATCTATTCTGCAGGAAGCTATCCCCGGGCTTTTTTAAGCTATTACTCACCCAATGAATACCGGGCGGCAGGCGTTTTTCTTGAACAAAATGACGGATATGTCGGCTTCTATGGCAATTATAGCGGCAGCCGTTATTACCGTTATTTTTTTAGCGATGTACAACTTACTAATAACTGGGCAGATGTTGGTATTGAAATTACTACCGAGAACAATGGTACGGTAAATTACAGTTATGAAAGTATCGAAAGGACTACCACCAATGTAGGCTATAATATTCCTGCCAGGCTTGAGATATCTTTACCAAGTACCTCCTCTTATGACATATATGTGGATGATATTCACATCACAGCTGAAGATTTATATGGACCGGCCCTAACCATCAGTGATGACCGCATGACCATTCGCCCCGGAGAAAAAGACACGATGACCGTCACCTTTTATGGCAATGAAAATGACGAAGGGAATTATGAAGGCACCATTTACCTGGAAACCAATGATCCCAATAATGATTCTTTGACCATTCCCATAGACCTTCGCATCGATCCCAATAATCTATATTCAAATGGCCAGTTTGCCATTGAGCTGACCGGTGAGGAAGGCTATCGCATGCTTTCTGCTCCCACTGCCATCAACCTGAAGGATTTTCTTGAGCCGCTGCATACACAGGGAGCCACCAACGCAGATGTAACCAACGGCGGCCCTAATGTATGGACGTGGGATGAAACCTTTGCAGGCTCCACGAACGAAGGCTGGACTCCCGTTGCGGATTTGGATACCACCATTCAGACCGGCGATGCCTTCCTGGTATATGTTTTTGATGAATCGGTATATGGTGATTC is a genomic window containing:
- a CDS encoding reprolysin-like metallopeptidase — encoded protein: MRSIVSFLFILSLSLFLSIPTFAQDFSFTKTKAKIGVAATYTAEVKEQRILHSIRQGETLELEFDGQQYFQTIKKRKKLNFGYTGISGYPLNGKNSYSHLMIKDDKLSGILHFEGTPYRLHHESGAYQFFEISEEVHACGVDQMASASASMGKTTSPGGNYANPVYDLDQFSDTTTVDVLILYTSSAKAWASGPNNSVTNDIDEIFALNENFKEDIIENSALPLKIRYLGYVEIDDPTASSTSDVLSNMADNTYAGSTHTSDTVDIHSLRDQFGADLVALVDSIQDTGGLGYVPDDIGGSPVYSHSVNRVQQLSFGYTLMHEIGHNFGNGHGRTQSSSAADKSGAMFQFSTGHYFEASDGNNYNTVMHYGDSNSSEIPYFSNPRVTYIDSASGTYNGAGAPADNALSMTLTKNWIADYRETVIDPPSLTLTTTSIADTVFPSGVSKRDIIIENTGNSDLEIKLDGEMAYSSSLKMRKTENIKQPLDIFYGFEESEGFDAGSYSAVNDWVTYDDTETFEITTSQAASGSQSLKIPSGSSSLYISSPYFANTSRYSTYNISMKIYSAGSYPRAFLSYYSPNEYRAAGVFLEQNDGYVGFYGNYSGSRYYRYFFSDVQLTNNWADVGIEITTENNGTVNYSYESIERTTTNVGYNIPARLEISLPSTSSYDIYVDDIHITAEDLYGPALTISDDRMTIRPGEKDTMTVTFYGNENDEGNYEGTIYLETNDPNNDSLTIPIDLRIDPNNLYSNGQFAIELTGEEGYRMLSAPTAINLKDFLEPLHTQGATNADVTNGGPNVWTWDETFAGSTNEGWTPVADLDTTIQTGDAFLVYVFDESVYGDSTSRGFPKLLSIEGASSLSTTTLGTGSINQNADGYTLIGNPFPSTVDWDDILANTGSNKLNNPVYAYDVNSGSWKSYSSGVGDLTNGLIKPFQAFFVQSSSTVSNDATLAFDSDDITTGGDFYGKSENLSYARFEVTSNQTGLTNSAYLLFDDGALSGKDPLDAVKMSPLAENYLLLSTMGENDLNFDINALPQFEQELSIPLKIQSNTSGTVQFSLTDTEGLSGVDFILRKGDWEQHIEPGKQIELDISAENSPQKNVFTLQNTGNKDNRYELILSKQQLVSIENPDVPTKFELLQNYPNPFNPSTSIQFGLPSARVVTVSVYNILGQQVALLVNEPMEAGFHTVKFEADQLSSGVYLFRLEAGEFVQTRKMLLMK
- a CDS encoding S8 family serine peptidase → MAITQVVNPNDPRFDNPSSSGSGGQQWNLLNTGQNFGTNDADIDAPEAWDITKGSSSTKIGIIDNGVRSTHEDLAGKVTGDAAFADHGTHVAGIAAASTNNNKGIAGVDWNAQIINKLYGDDPTTYNAVLSAVNSGADILNSSFILCSNCLNPTPTPRYSTLVRRAYASAYKMNVVSAAAVGNYNTSTVYYPAGFGQGITAVGATNRNDTRWNWNPAQGSNTGNHIDVVAPGEDITSSTAGTITSYASFTGTSMATPHISGIAGLLLAKNSSLYNDDIEHLIQLSAEDRGPTGFDSEYGHGRVNAHRALLRLQSPYVLNHHTATGGYVANVTQETKVFYDTPGLATGTYIVKRNEVRKTVSFPYLSEAHVWGRGVATNGYSIANPNFAMGWNEPVSVSNNSATLKTYVYEVFTTSGQRIGWFPTSPSNAQFAYTVHGIPGTPPLSVSISGPNSVEIPGTYTYTATGSGGNPPYQSYIWYKRPLGGSWSSLGTGQNKNISFSSGEPSLVELKVTIEDNSLDYADGFKTVSTYTTCQDPQGPGGICQNKVITTYLPEQFEIEQNYPNPFNPSTQIKYALPEAAEVTLKVYNIMGQEVTTLVNTPMSAGFHQVNFDAGNLSSGVYIARMVAVGQSGVTFTKELKMQLIK
- a CDS encoding multifunctional oxoglutarate decarboxylase/oxoglutarate dehydrogenase thiamine pyrophosphate-binding subunit/dihydrolipoyllysine-residue succinyltransferase subunit produces the protein MKSLEAVFGPNSALVEELYDQYKNEPQSVPAHWKRYFDELEGKPVDATEPEELQPSESTTTVQANGADTAEAKEAPAKEQKKPQKDVAAPKNATLEKIKGVATKIVENMDESLEVPTATSLRVLPVKMMVEDRTIINRHLLKRNEPKASFTHFIAWAIIRALKEFPNLNSSYLFKDGNHYRVVPDSVNLGVAVDLESKDGSRNLVVPNIKGVDKMNFKEFLHAYAELINKARNGKLQIEDFQNTTISITNPGTIGTVSSVPRLMKTQGAIIATGAIDYPAEYRAMSKDVLNQLGVSKVMTVTSTYDHRVIQGAESGMFLKKMDDLLSGQEDFYEQIFADLDIPYEPLPYGQDTYSGPFGGGSPTLEHDSRVVGVWRLINMYRMRGHVLADLDPLEKEPGKNPELDLEYYGLSLWDLDREFYCGGLGGKERATLREIISLLRDTYCGNIGVEYMHLLDLEERKWLRESMESTGNNAQLEKNDKREILHKLNQAMAFEEFLHKKYIGHKRFSLEGADTLIPMIHFMLERAGEHGIEKMFMGMAHRGRLNMLVNIMNKPYHRVFAEFEGNIDPDSIQGSGDVKYHLGARGVHKSANGAEIDLQLMPNPSHLEAVNPVVEGAVRAMQDHHEKEDAEKRVVPVLMHGDAAFAGQGVVAETLNMSQLEGYKTGGTMHIIINNQIGFTTLPKDGRSTEYASDLAKMILAPIFHVNGDTPEAAVHAMKMALDYRQKFGKDVIIDLIGYRKHGHNEGDEPAFTQPGMYKEINDHAPVRDLYTEHLVKNGELTKEETQQIFDEFDQLLQEAFEDAKKAPNLEITENLIDRTETPQDKWMAYPDTTYPAEDLKEIAVKLNTVPKDFDANPKLLKQLAKRAEIVDKNEKKIDWGFAELLCFGSLLKTGTTIRLTGQDVERGTFSHRHAVLHGTETNQKFTPLNNLSDDQAKFHVHNSLLSEFAALGFEFGYSAEKLDALVIWEAQFGDFANGAQVIIDQFVSSSEAKWGQKTALVMNLPHGYEGQGPEHSSARLERFLQLCAEDNMQVMNLTTPAQYYHMLRRQALQENKRPAILMTPKSLLRHPMATSSRDELADGKFQPFIVDKDFTDPKDLKRLVICSGKVYYDLLKYRKENEVENVAIARLEQFYPFADDEIQEQLKDFTNVKDIVWCQEEPKNMGAWNFVAPRFMELLQDGQKLSYAGRQASASPAAGQKKIHEAEQNKLIEDAMKV